One genomic window of Treponema primitia ZAS-1 includes the following:
- a CDS encoding AAA family ATPase: MKPEEAAETLITGIQRIILGKREFLELLTAAILAKGHVLIEDNPGLGKTTVAKTVAKLIAGEDGNPLLFKRIQFTPDLLPYDITGVDVFDPESRSFRFIPGPVLANVVLADEINRTTPKVQSALLEVMAERQVTIGAATHYPPLPFFVIATQNPIESEGTFPLPAAQLDRFMMRLSLGYPDREAELSILEENPSETTLNELEPVLTIEDFLAAQAAAAAIFCHPSLKEAIADIVRDTRTHRSFLLGASPRAAIQLLGAVKALALVRGRDYVIDEDLTVLAAPTLAHRLKLRDPRSQGEKLIREICLARIDRIKTV; this comes from the coding sequence ATGAAACCTGAAGAGGCGGCGGAAACCCTGATTACGGGAATCCAGCGAATAATCCTGGGAAAGCGGGAATTTCTGGAACTGCTTACCGCCGCAATTCTCGCCAAAGGGCATGTGCTCATCGAAGATAACCCCGGGCTGGGAAAAACCACGGTGGCAAAGACCGTGGCAAAACTGATTGCCGGGGAAGACGGAAACCCCCTGCTTTTTAAACGGATCCAGTTTACCCCGGATCTGCTTCCTTATGATATTACCGGGGTGGACGTATTCGATCCCGAAAGCCGATCCTTCCGGTTCATCCCCGGGCCGGTACTGGCAAACGTAGTATTAGCCGATGAAATCAACCGGACCACTCCAAAAGTTCAATCCGCCCTCCTTGAGGTAATGGCTGAACGGCAGGTAACCATCGGCGCCGCAACCCACTACCCGCCATTACCCTTTTTTGTAATTGCCACCCAGAATCCCATAGAAAGCGAAGGAACTTTTCCCCTGCCAGCGGCCCAGCTGGATCGGTTCATGATGCGTCTTTCCCTAGGTTACCCGGACCGGGAAGCGGAATTATCCATCCTGGAAGAAAACCCTTCGGAAACCACTCTGAATGAGCTGGAACCGGTGCTCACTATAGAAGATTTCCTGGCAGCCCAGGCCGCGGCGGCGGCAATATTCTGCCATCCTTCCCTGAAGGAAGCCATTGCCGACATAGTCCGGGATACCCGCACCCATCGGAGTTTTCTTTTAGGCGCCTCCCCCCGGGCGGCTATCCAGCTCCTGGGGGCGGTCAAGGCCCTGGCCCTGGTCCGGGGCAGGGATTATGTGATTGATGAAGATCTGACTGTCCTGGCGGCGCCGACCCTGGCCCACAGGCTTAAACTGCGGGATCCCCGTTCTCAGGGTGAAAAGCTTATACGGGAGATCTGCCTTGCACGAATCGACAGGATCAAGACCGTCTGA